From the Triticum urartu cultivar G1812 chromosome 4, Tu2.1, whole genome shotgun sequence genome, the window GACAACAACTAAACTATtctagttaattagattaattagcCTGGGTCCACTTCTAATAGCCTTAGACTAATTAATACCTAATTTAGCCTAAACTAATTAGACCTACTAATTGGGTCGGCCATTGGCAGCGGCACACCCGGGCCTTGGCTGTGCTTGCCATGGCTAGCACGCACGAGGCACAAGCCACGGCGGCCATGGCCAACAGCGGCAGCAGCACAAGGAAAGCAGTAGCAGCGGCCGTGAGCAGCAGCAAATGGAGCAGCAGTGCAGCGACAGCAGTAGCAAGCAGAGCAGAGTAGCGGTATGAGCAGCAACGCATCGCAAGGAGCAGCAGGGGCGCGCTACATGGCCGCGGCCGATGGCCGGCGAGCAGCGGCAGGCAGAGGCGAGGCCAGGGCGGGCGCGCTTCAGCAGCAGTACGCCGCCGCAGAAGACGGTGGTTAAGCAGCAGCAGCTCACGCACGCGCTTACGCCAGTACGCGTACGCGTACACGCGACGCGGGCTTGGATGTGCTCGGGAAAGGCAAACAGTGACCGAATCAAGGCGAAGGAAGGGGGATCCGGAGGAGGGCTCACCGGGGAGAACGTAGGCGAGCTCGGGGAAGGTCGGGGAGGCGCCGGTGGTGGAGATCGACGGCGATGGCCGCGGCGGCCATGGTGGGGATTGCAGCTCGATGCGGAACATACATGGCCTTTTGGCTTCGATCCAGAGGTGTAGGTGAAGGAGACGAGGTCGGGGAGGATCCTGGCCACCTTGTAGCAGCTCGGGGATGCCTCGGAGCACGGCAACGACGACGCGGCGCTGACGGGAGTCTCGGGCGCGAGCTCTAGTAGAAAGAGAGCGAGAGGAAGGGGATTGCGAGGCTAGGGTTCGCCGAGGTGCCGCGAGAGCGGTCTAGTAGGCACCCACGACGTCGGGGAGGCCGCAGGATGGCGGACGTGTGGCCATCCGCGCCATGGACGCGGGAGCGCCGTTCACCGCGATGGAGTGAACAGGAGGTTGAAGATGGCGGCTACATGGGCTGGGCTGTGCACAAAATAGAGTTACCGATTTCTATTTATTTTTAATAGCAAAAGCATTATGTAAAATATGAAACTTGTCATATAAATAGTCTTCATTATTTTGGAGAGGCCCACAAAGTTTTAAGTGGTTTGGAAACACATAAACATTTGTTTATTCTGAAATGGCTATTTTGGTAGCTGTTTGACCACTTTACATTTTCCTAGAAATTAAATGGTAAGTCAAATGATGTTGGTTACAACTGACAATTGATTAGGGGATTTTATACCAAAattcgaacattttagttttatagtttgaagaaataataatttgacttatcttttaaatttgaattcgagATCAGTTTGGAACAAAGTGATGATTAGAAAAAATTAATTGTGATGACTTGGCACCATTAGTAGAGGATTACTGTAAcgtaattatccgggcgtcacattaACATGTGGAGCCAAAGACGCTACTTGGATCCTAGCAATCTGAGATGAGTGATCTAAATTTTTAGGACGCACGAGAGGCCCTATGCTACCAACAAAAATAGGTAAGGGAAAATAGGACGCCCTTGTCGAAGTCCTTTGCTTGGTCTGAACTCTTGAAGATTCTTGCCATTGAAAAGAAGTGAATATGTGATATAGGTAACCATGTTCATAACAATTTCCATCCACTTGTGAGAAAATCCTAATTTCATCATGATAGTTCTCAAGTAATTCCACTCAACATTGTCATAGGTCTTCATCATGTTAATGTTGAGTGCACAGTGATGATGCTTAACTGCTTTATTGTGCTTCATGAAATGAAGACATTCATAAGCAATAATAATATTATTAAAAACGCAAGCACACATGCaaaaaacataatgaaaaaaataCACAAATACACATGGGATACCCAACACATATAAAACAAGCGAACCGAGCTATGCCCAGATGGTTAGATTCCTTCTATTGGAATCAACCTATCAGGGTCCAAGTTCTAGACTTGACACTGGTGGTCATATTTTTCTAAATTTATTTCAGGCTATCCGGCGATGCGCGTTCAGTGGAACAGACGTTCCCGTCAACTTCGAGTGCATCTGTGGGACTTCGTTAATTTTAAGATGACGTGTCGGCTTAGTATCTTGGAGGTGCTCATAAAGGTAGGGTGTGCATGTGTTCATACAAACGGATGTATGTGCAAGTGTAAAAAAAAcatataaaataaaaataaaattatgATAACACACAAATAAATAcgaataaataaagaaaaaaatacctaaataaatgaaaaagaaaacACGCAACTTAAAATTATAAACCCGACcacctccttcttcctccttaGCCAGCGCGGTGGCTATGGCCTCCATGACCACCCCTCGGCTCCCCTTCTTCCCAGCCCGAGCAcgctctgccgccgccgccttctctTCGTTGTCCTCCTCCCCGTTACAATGCTGCCCCGTTAAACGCACCAGCTTCACCAACACCAACTCAGCCCCCCTCCTTTTTGCCTCGCGGCCAGGGGCGCCCGTGGCGGACGGCTGGTCCGCCGACCTCAACCGCCGCCGGGCCTCTGCTATGCCTGTCGCGGACAGCCCTCTTCCCGCGTACAGCGATCCGCATGCGTTACCTCGTAAGTCGTCAGGCGACGCTTTCTTAGCCGATCTCTAGTCGTTCTTTTCTGATCTAACAATAACCGTATATAATAAACTAACTAATCAGTTGGTGCTTTCTTCATGGCGTGCGTGGTACTGTACCGGGTATTAGTGCCTCTCACTAGTGCGGATCTAATGGAGTCGGGCGGGGAGGGGCTCAAGGTTGCCTACCAGGTGCTCGACGAAACGCGTGTGTTGTTTCAGTTCATTGCACATCAATGTCCCTGCTTGTGTATGTGCTCTTTTTCGGTGTAAATCTGAAAGGGGGTTTGGTTTGCTGTCTGTTCAGGGCTTCCCAGGAGCGTACAGCGAGTCCGCGGCAAAGAAGGCCTATCCACATTGCCAGACCGTGCCTTGCGAGCACTTCGATACTGCATTTCAGGTATCATCGTAGGATCCTTTTTGGGGCCTGTTCAGTTATGTTTGTATGATGTTTGCCGTGCAGTGTGTTACGCGTTTTATTTTAGTTCATGTCATGGTTTCAGGATGATAGATATTGAATCAGAAAAAGTTTAAATGTTTGTCGCATGAAATTTGTTCGAGGATTTGGGGTTTTTCACAGAGCTGGGTATGCTCCGTGTTAGTTTATTTGATGCAGTATGCCAGTTTTGCACAAGAAATACGTACTAGTTTGCCGAAAGAACCTATCACTGGCACATATCACCTGTCCCTGATCGTTCCTTTTTCCGAGGCAGCATGCTCATCATTTGGTCATTCATTTCTACTGCAGTGTATGTACCCCAACAATTATATACCATGAAAGCCCCTGTTGAGGCAAAATTATGCTTATAAGTTTGAAGTATCTAATTTAAATGATTTTAAAAATATTGGCAGTCAAAGATCGTAAGTTGACTCTACATATGCTCGAAATGGCATCCCTTAGGGAATGGAGAGATTATTGTATTAGCAAGATCTTCTAAACTGACCTTTCCATACATGAGTAGATCAGAGCATTTCTATATGTGTCTCTTCAATGGCATATTGTAATACATAGACCATGGTCTTTGTGGTACAAGCAAATGAATATGTTGCAATTTTAATGTCTTCTGGTCCTTTATCAGGCTGTAGAAAACTGTACAGTTGATAGGGCAGTATTGCCACTTGAGAATACTCTGGGCGGCAGTATACATCGGAACTATGACCTTCTACTTCGTCATAAGCTACACATAGTTGGAGATGTTCGCCTTGCAGTTCGGCATTGTTTGTTAGCCAATCGTGGAGTGAAGATTGGAAACCTAAGAAGTGTCATGAGCCATCCCCAGGTAAACATCTAGGATAGTGTGGCCTTAATATTTTAACTTATTTCTGTAATAACCTTACAAACACATTATTTTATATTCTCAGGCTCTTGCTCAATGTGAGCATACACTGACAGAGTTAGGAATTGAACAGAGACAAGCTGTTGATGACACTGCTGGTGCAGCAAAGGTAGAATGATGCTTCAAAATCATGTCGGATTTTTAGTTGATGAATTTCAAGTGACTCGTCAAGTGAAATCATTATCATTAACCATAACGCTATATGCTTGTTTCATAGTTAGTTACAGAACAAATGCTCCAAGATACTGGTGCTGTTGCCAGTTCATTAGCTGCTGAACTTTATGGACTGGATATTCTTGCTGAAAATATTCAGGTATTGTGGTTTCATGCTAAATCAGGACACTGCATTCTGTTCTTTATCCTCAACATTAGTCCATCACATCCCTTAGGACGAAAAAGAGAACGTCACCCGTTTTATGATGCTTGCTCGGAAACCTATTGTACCTCAGGTTGATAAACCATTCAAGGTACATATTGCAGTGGGAACTCACTTTCATCTTCCTTTATGGTCGTCCTTCCCAATGGGAAAAACAAAGCTGGTTGATTTGTTGCATGATCATTTTATTTTCAGACCAGCATTGTGTTTTCACTTGAAGATTGGAAACCTGCGCAACTCCTCAAGGCACTTGCAGTTTTTGCACTGAGGGACATCGACCTCACCAAGGTGTATTGAACAACCTTGCTTTGTTTTATAACTTGCATGTGTGCTTTGTAAAATTCTCAACAGTGTGTTTTGATGTGAAGATAGAAAGCCGCCCACACAAGAAAAGGCCTTTTCGTGTAGCTGATGATACTTTCTCCACACCCGTCAAGTCAGATAACAATCCTATGACCGCCGCATTTATTCAGTTTTGTTTCGTTAAGTCTTAACCAAATATGAAAACCACTAGTTCTAACCCGTTGATCCTTGGCTGAATAGGTACTTCAACTACCTCTTTTATGTCGACCTTGAGGCATCAATGGCTGATCCAAAAGCTCTGAAAGCTCTTGGAAATTTGGAGGTCGTCTTTCTTAGTTGTTTTATCTGGCATCAAGCGAAAGGTGACTCATTTTAATTTATTTGCAGGAGTTTGCACCCTTTGTAAGAGTCCTGGGGAGCTATCCTACAGACGTGAGTGAAGTTTGAATAACAAGTGCTTGCTGCTAAATCACATCCTAGTGAGTAATCAAGAACTATTTTGTTCTAATTATGGAGAGTCAGAAAGATGCAGCTCTCAGAGCCTATTTCCTATTTGGATTGGGATTTAAGCGGTTTTACTAATAAACTGTACCTGTGCATTTAACAGCAGAATAGCAGATGTACTCAGGTTGGGTAGAACATAGCACTAGAATTCTGAACTACGCATTGTGGGGGTCAACAAAGTGATATATGGTGATTTTGTGGGTGTGTGTGGGGATACTGTCACAAGGTCTTTATTTAGTTGGGCCGAAACTTCTTCAAAATTCCCCAACAAGCCCTTCTAGAATGGCCCTCGGAAAAAAAAAGCCCTTCTAGGGTGGGGAAAGGTCTGTTCATAAATTTAACTAGAGGGTCCAGTTTAATTAAATTAAACTAGAGAGGAACACTAGTACAGAATGGGCTTTTGAGGTGGTTTTCGTTCATGGGCCGGCGGTGGTTCCCCTTTCCGTTTCAAAGCCTGTGTCGCGAATACTCGGCACAACGAAAGCGGTTTGCAGAACCGCATGCCCCACCGGCAAGCGGTTTACATAGACAAACCGCCTCCAATGTGAGGACGCCTAAAGTAATGGAATGACCGAAGGCGTCACTGTGGGTGTTCCGGCAGTTCTAATCTGGCTGAACCTTTACTGGCCTTTCTGCATTACGAAGAAAACTGTCTTGGTTGCCTTGATGGATGACAAATTGGCATGTTAGCAAAGTTCCAAAATAATAACAGTAAAATTGCAATGTCAAGTTGTTGGGTTCATAGTTCCCACTACGAGTGACAGATCAGGGGAATATCATCGTGTGGAGGCATTGTTCTGTGGCGGGCGAAACATTCCAGCTGCTAGGGCATGTGCCCAGCTAGTATTTACAGCAGGGCTGGATCTAGCATGTGCTCATGGTCACTTGATTCCGTATCGCTTCGGTTGTTCTTTATCATCAAATTGGTCAAATAATACGCAAGAATTTGCCCATCTCTCGATGGCTATATGCCCTTCTTTTTTACAAAGCAATTTCTGCGTGAATGATGTATCATTCGTAGTTATTACTAGTATACTTATCAGGAGCGGTGACAGGCATTCATCTTTTCAGGATGAACgcccatagtgggagtaacttcagcaaTAACGTAAGGATTTAGTGAGGAGAGGGATGATTTGAGTAACATAGCTAGTTAAGCCATCTTCAAGGCGAATCCGTAAACCTCCCGCAACCTTCTGCATCGCGCTGTCCGGACCGCGGAAGCCATCCAACGCTGACACGTATCGGTCCGGACGCGATTTCTCTCGTAAATTAGAGACAAACGTGGGGGATGTTTGCGGGAGTCCAGACCGATCTCAAACCCATTCTGTGACAGCCTTGGCCCACCAAGAACGCCTCCCTCCCCGCGCGCTCTCGCCCGACGCTAGCTGCTCGCATTCAAACATTGAAGACGACTCAGGGCAGACGCAACTTATCACTGTCTCCGTTGTTGAAGCGACGCGTCGATCGAGGGCGCCGCCCGTGACGTGTCGGGATGGTTATCTACCGTGCCCATTCAATGTTGTCGTCTGTTCGTCTGTCACCATTAAGTAGGCTCGCCGCCCAAGAACCCACTCGGCGTCATGCATTGACGCATCCGGACACCTACCTCGCCGGAATCTACTATATAAAGGCGGCCACACCTGGCTAACTCACCACAACACCAACCCCTCCACATCCTCCTCCCTTGCACTGCAACCGCCATGACCGCCAGCAGGAAAGCGATGTGGGACTGTCTGTCACCGGAGATGAAGCATGCGGTGGTTGCCCTTGTCGTTGCCTGGCATAGCCGTCGTGCTAGGGGGATCGAGGTCGGCTTACCAGCCAGCTCGCTCGAGATCTCCGACGACGAGGACGACACCACGATGAAGACGGGCTCCGACGACTCCGCCCCGGCTCTCACGTCTCCTGTGCAGGCCGGCTTCACCATGGAGCAGGCGCAAGCACGGTTCAATGTCGCCATGGCGGAGGTGCAGCCCGCGCCAGCGCCTTTGTCGGTGTTCCAGCAGGCGCATGAGGAACAACGGTACAATTTGTTCCTCCTAGAGCGGCACCGGCTGGCGGAGGGCCAGATTTATGGCGAGCGTGCGGGTGAGGAGGCCGTGGCGTGCAATCTACGATGTCGTGCGCGCTCAAGCCGCCACTCGCCAGGAAGCGGCAACCACGGAGGCACGGCTGCAGGCGATTGCGGAGGAGAATATAGTGAGCTGCGCCTCCTACGCGCCGATGACGAACCATCAGCCGGCCCGGTGGAACAACGACAACCAAGGTGCCATCATTTCCCTCGTGGACCTCACGTCCACCAGCGACGGACAAGGCGCGGACTCCTCCAAGGATGATTAGGCCATGGGAGGCGGCGGGGCCTGGTGTCTCTTGTGGGCCagtccgtctcccgtgttctactcttcctcacCGGAGACCGCATCTTCACTTCATCGGTTTATCGCCGGTGCTCATAGAGACGGCGGAAGGACGACACAGGCTTGGACGGCGGGCGGCGCCGCCGTAGGATAGGTTAGGGCGGGTCTTTTTTTTAATGTTCGAAATGTAGTTAAATCGGTTGTGGTTGTATGAAATCCTGCATGTTTGTATGAAATCCGGCcatgtttgcatgaatttcatccgTTTGTTGAAAAATAATTTAAAATGTATGCGGCTAGCGTTGATTGTCGATCTCTCGCATCTATGTCTGTGGACTGGTCCCTGTTCGTGGACGGATGCGGAAGATTTTTTAATGGTTGCCGTTGGAGATGCCTTTACTCACGTTATGAGTAACATCACATATATCAGATACGTCTACAAACTAATAAATGAAATGTTGCATgacatcatatatatatatatatatatatatatatatatatatatatatataccttaCTCGCTATAGAGATAGTCAGTCCTATTGACTAGAAGGAATCGTGATGAGAAAGAGAGTTGAGGTCGGCAAAAACTTGCAACGGCTCGGTTCCACGCACTGATACACATGGCCAAATTTGGGATCGCGTGAAACTGGTATGCCTCGTGACAGCTCATTAGCGTACGATTTCTGCAATGCTTTTCGTGGTACTGGGTCACACATATCGTACAGTTCAAGTATTTTCGCACCTCGCTCTGCTGCTTTTGTTGTGAAGAGGGAGTAATCAGCAGAGCGACGAGGCGATGAATCGATTCCTCACCACAAGATGCAGCAAAATTGAATCGATTCCATTCCTCGGGAATGGGGCGCAATCAGAATATGCCTTCCTCTCGTTTGCCCGTGCCTTTTCCTCCCGTTAAAGCGACTCGATCGTACTCGTCTAGAATACTAGTTTAAACGCCTTTATATTAGTTTACACAGGGAGTACTACATATCTTGCAGCGGTCCATCGTGCCAACTTTGCCGATAGAAACTACTACCAGTGATATGCGACGGGTGTCTTCACAAGAGTGAGTGGTCAGCGTCTATACCGTACACTGGAAAGGACTTAGGCACAAACTTTGGCACGCGTCCCCGTCATTACGCGTCGTTGTTACTTACCAGTGTGATCAAGCATTAACTAGCGTGGTTAGGTGCAGGAACGATCTCGCTGACTTCCTCCAAATGGAGCGTGGAAAACCAACTCGTC encodes:
- the LOC125552019 gene encoding arogenate dehydratase 2-like → MASMTTPRLPFFPARARSAAAAFSSLSSSPLQCCPVKRTSFTNTNSAPLLFASRPGAPVADGWSADLNRRRASAMPVADSPLPAYSDPHALPLPLTSADLMESGGEGLKVAYQGFPGAYSESAAKKAYPHCQTVPCEHFDTAFQAVENCTVDRAVLPLENTLGGSIHRNYDLLLRHKLHIVGDVRLAVRHCLLANRGVKIGNLRSVMSHPQALAQCEHTLTELGIEQRQAVDDTAGAAKLVTEQMLQDTGAVASSLAAELYGLDILAENIQDEKENVTRFMMLARKPIVPQVDKPFKTSIVFSLEDWKPAQLLKALAVFALRDIDLTKIESRPHKKRPFRVADDTFSTPVKYFNYLFYVDLEASMADPKALKALGNLEEFAPFVRVLGSYPTDVSEV